In Pedobacter sp. W3I1, one DNA window encodes the following:
- a CDS encoding glutaminase family protein, with translation MRNFSLVALCLFFNLITKAQDKAPAYPLITHDAYFSIWSFGDGLNQSVTKHWTGKEQSLLGIIKVDGKFYRFLGEESKTFKEILPTADALKYQASYSFDKPEAGWENNSYNDNAWKKAEAPFGDDNSARTKWNSDDLYFRRTFDIANVSAAKKYLKLNHDDNVIVYLNGKVIYKKNGWVSDYIYLPIEDGILKTGKNVLAIHCKNTAGGRHLDAGIVEEDAQNVKIASATQTHVSIEATTTKYTFAAGNIELQVSFTSPLLLNDIKLTARPISYINYAVKSTDGKSHGVDIFFGASSNLAVNTPNQSVSAWKNSKNNLSILKIGTVEQPVLKKRGDDLRIDWGYLYVAVPARFNATQFIATQNESLKSFVDSKYPTQAQVLNSKNLNLSSIIPFGSVSSTPVDKYMMLGYDDLKSVEYFGEKLPPVWRLSGSQQFEDQLAEANAQYPLLKTKCATFDAKLYADAEKAGGKEYADMCKLAYRQAIAAHKIVYAPNGDILFLSKENFSNGSINTVDVTYPSAPQFLVYNPELLKGMLNGIFYYSESGKWKKPFAAHDLGTYPLANGQTYGEDMPVEEAGNMIILTAAITRAEGNAKYAEKHWEVMSVWANYLLREGFDPANQLCTDDFAGHLARNANLSVKAIVALGAYAQMAQQLGKTDVATKYRSAALQMAQNWMKMADDGDHYALTFNDKNTWSQKYNLVWDKLLKLNLFPKEVYKKEINFYLTKQKDFGLPLDSRRTYTKSDWIMWTATLADNEVDFQKFISPIYRFATETESKVPLSDWHETTNGKMTGFQARSVVGGYFIKMLADKWNIK, from the coding sequence ATGAGAAACTTTTCCTTAGTAGCGCTTTGTCTTTTTTTTAATTTAATTACAAAAGCTCAGGATAAGGCACCTGCCTATCCGTTAATTACGCACGATGCTTATTTCAGTATTTGGTCTTTTGGTGATGGGCTTAATCAATCGGTAACTAAACATTGGACAGGGAAGGAGCAATCTTTGCTGGGTATTATTAAGGTAGATGGGAAATTTTACCGGTTTTTAGGCGAAGAAAGCAAAACCTTTAAAGAAATACTCCCAACTGCTGATGCATTAAAATACCAGGCTAGTTACAGTTTCGATAAACCTGAAGCGGGCTGGGAAAATAACAGTTACAATGATAATGCCTGGAAAAAAGCTGAAGCCCCTTTTGGAGACGATAATTCTGCCAGGACAAAATGGAATAGCGACGATCTTTACTTTAGGAGAACCTTCGATATAGCCAATGTATCGGCTGCAAAAAAATACCTTAAACTCAATCATGATGATAATGTAATTGTTTATTTAAACGGTAAAGTAATTTACAAAAAGAACGGATGGGTTTCTGATTATATCTACTTACCCATTGAGGATGGTATCTTAAAAACAGGAAAAAACGTATTGGCAATCCATTGTAAAAATACAGCAGGTGGCAGGCATTTAGATGCTGGAATTGTAGAAGAAGATGCACAGAATGTAAAAATTGCTTCAGCTACCCAAACCCATGTAAGCATCGAGGCTACCACTACAAAATATACTTTTGCGGCAGGTAATATAGAATTGCAGGTGAGTTTTACTTCGCCATTGTTGCTTAACGATATCAAATTAACCGCCAGACCAATCAGTTACATCAATTATGCTGTAAAATCAACAGATGGTAAGTCGCACGGCGTAGATATTTTCTTTGGTGCATCATCTAACCTGGCTGTAAATACGCCAAACCAAAGTGTTTCGGCATGGAAGAATTCGAAAAACAATCTCTCCATCTTAAAAATAGGAACCGTAGAGCAGCCGGTGTTAAAGAAACGGGGAGACGATTTGCGTATTGATTGGGGCTACTTATATGTTGCCGTTCCTGCCAGGTTTAATGCCACTCAATTTATAGCTACGCAAAACGAAAGCTTAAAAAGTTTCGTCGATTCCAAATACCCTACACAAGCACAGGTTTTAAATTCGAAAAACCTGAACCTAAGCAGTATTATTCCTTTCGGTTCGGTTTCTTCAACCCCGGTAGATAAGTATATGATGTTGGGTTATGATGACCTAAAATCGGTTGAATACTTTGGCGAAAAGCTGCCACCAGTTTGGAGACTTTCGGGTAGTCAACAGTTTGAAGATCAATTGGCCGAGGCCAATGCTCAATACCCTTTGTTAAAAACTAAGTGCGCCACTTTCGATGCTAAATTATATGCCGACGCAGAAAAAGCAGGGGGAAAAGAATATGCTGATATGTGTAAATTAGCTTATAGACAAGCTATTGCAGCGCACAAAATCGTATACGCTCCTAATGGAGATATCCTGTTCCTATCAAAAGAAAATTTTAGTAATGGATCAATCAATACGGTAGATGTAACTTATCCATCAGCGCCACAATTTTTAGTTTACAATCCTGAATTGTTAAAAGGAATGTTGAATGGTATTTTCTATTATTCAGAAAGCGGAAAATGGAAGAAACCGTTTGCAGCACACGATTTAGGTACTTATCCATTAGCAAACGGCCAAACCTATGGTGAAGATATGCCTGTAGAAGAGGCTGGAAATATGATCATATTAACTGCTGCAATTACCAGGGCAGAAGGTAATGCAAAATATGCCGAGAAACATTGGGAGGTAATGTCGGTATGGGCTAATTATTTATTAAGGGAAGGATTTGATCCTGCAAACCAGCTTTGTACCGATGATTTTGCCGGTCATTTAGCCCGTAATGCAAATTTATCGGTAAAGGCGATTGTGGCATTGGGTGCCTATGCACAAATGGCACAGCAACTGGGTAAAACCGATGTAGCAACCAAATATAGATCTGCTGCTTTGCAAATGGCACAGAATTGGATGAAAATGGCCGATGATGGTGACCATTATGCCTTAACCTTCAATGATAAAAATACCTGGAGCCAGAAATATAATTTGGTTTGGGATAAACTTTTAAAACTGAATCTTTTTCCAAAAGAGGTTTATAAAAAGGAGATTAACTTTTATTTAACCAAACAAAAAGATTTCGGATTACCATTGGATAGTCGTAGAACTTACACCAAATCTGACTGGATTATGTGGACTGCTACTTTGGCCGATAACGAAGTCGATTTTCAAAAATTTATCAGTCCGATATACCGTTTTGCTACCGAAACAGAAAGTAAAGTGCCGTTGAGCGACTGGCATGAAACCACCAATGGAAAAATGACAGGTTTTCAGGCGAGAAGTGTTGTTGGTGGTTATTTTATCAAAATGTTAGCCGATAAATGGAATATTAAATAG